One segment of Panulirus ornatus isolate Po-2019 chromosome 35, ASM3632096v1, whole genome shotgun sequence DNA contains the following:
- the LOC139760218 gene encoding uncharacterized protein, producing MSSVSSDDFFDDEASKSDPGKDNNNTLDPREESDTESRGPSEAESCSPSEAESCSPSEAESRSPSEAESRDPSDDVNQRPSNTVSRSPSEAEISHVCVEEKGSLKFSWECQELEDEEHESIDIGEDVNEEIVATESECDDEEENDNGHNESHDGSEELERLFTRSQSILSTTSSAAKFSRQRPSSASPTMRALTRSPHTASSSSPRLGSDEARNGGPAVRSSSRLLTAGQDPSLLLVSKSPVHDRPAPNRVARDASPKPACDTKTPTLTTNNKGINRVLRSKEQSSEVRPSSAGSWRTSRKSGVIQPRIMDRRSVCEQQPSQRPLGKYTRSLKMLGVRIPSPAPKDHRAPRSSSSQSWESAGKLQTRLSCRSTSLEDVSRAIPQVKTPHALHTLTVDENQRATLSQAVYEEWYFRRCQEIRSHKIRAREKVIEERNKKEKEQKDLEKKVNTAVSDWKEKKRGQNKKTKEKLMKEAQKNENKEKEKDKKQERVTAALIAWEAEKNELARKKREKKKKEIEADKEKERVKASKKEDSKMGFLLWKQQKDEEEKERRRKKKQEEEEQKMKKAREMMEKRRDGELAFVAWKKKKLREQGEDMRRIIIKSELEKSSDAQRRLHRSSEALQAYEAWLEEVEERQPRRLHETARASLLARIRPPWWPGGSSSSLLRCSYPTYLSTSTYHEA from the exons ATGTCAAGTGTGAGTAGTGACGATTTCTTCGATGACGAAGCGAGTAAATCGGACCCTGGTAAAGACAACAATAACACTCTCGACCCCCGGGAGGAGAGTGACACTGAGAGCCGTGGCCCCAGTGAGGCTGAGAGCTGTAGCCCCAGTGAAGCTGAGAGCTGTAGCCCCAGTGAAGCTGAGAGCCGTAGCCCCAGTGAAGCTGAGAGCCGTGACCCCAGTGATGATGTGAATCAAAGACCCAGTAATACTGTTAGCCGTAGTCCCAGTGAGGCTGAGATTTCACATGTATGTGTGGAAGAGAAAGGTTCCCTTAAATTCTCATGGGAATGTCAGGAACTTGAAGATGAAGAACATGAAAGCATTGACATTGGGGAGGACGTGAATGAGGAGATCGTGGCAACAGAAAGTGagtgtgatgatgaggaggaaaatGACAATGGTCATaacgagagtcatgatggaaGTGAGGAACTTGAACGGTTATTTACCAGGTCACAGAGCATCCTTTCCACTACCTCATCGGCAGCGAAATTCTCCAGACAACGACCATCTTCGGCCAGTCCTACCATGCGGGCGTTGACCAGGTCACCTCACACGGCCTCCTCCTCTTCGCCAAGGCTAGGATCAGACGAAGCACGCAATGGAG GACCTGCGGTCCGCTCCTCCTCCCGCTTGCTGACTGCTGGTCAGGACCCGTCCCTGCTCCTCGTTAGCAAGAGTCCCGTCCATGATCGGCCAGCTCCGAACCGGGTTGCAAGGGACGCCTCACCCAAGCCGGCTTGCGACACCAAAACACCCACACTAACCACCAACAACAAGGGAATCAACCGAGTCCTCAGAAGCAAGGAACAGTCGA GTGAGGTGCGGCCGTCTAGCGCCGGCAGCTGGCGGACCTCCAGGAAGTCAGGCGTCATCCAGCCCAGGATTATGGACCGAAGGTCGGTCTGCGAGCAG CAGCCTAGCCAGCGGCCGCTCGGGAAATACACTCGCAGCCTCAAGATGCTGGGGGTGAGGATtccttcacctgctcccaaaGACCACAG AGCACCACGGTCATCGTCCTCGCAGTCTTGGGAGAGCGCCGGGAAGCTCCAAACTCGCCTCTCCTGCCGCTCCACCTCCCTTGAGGACGTTAGCCGCGCGATCCCCCAAGTCAAAACGCCCCACGCCCTCCACACGCTGACAGTTG ACGAGAACCAGCGGGCGACCCTGAGCCAGGCGGTGTACGAGGAGTGGTACTTCCGACGTTGTCAGGAGATTAGGTCTCACAAGATTAGAGCCAGAGAGAAGGTTATTGAGGAAcggaataagaaagaaaag GAACAGAAAGACTTGGAGAAAAAGGTGAACACGGCCGTTTCGGattggaaggagaaaaaaagaggacagaataaaaaaacaaaagaaaagcttATGAAAGAAGCTCAAAAGAATGAAaacaaggagaaagagaaagacaaaaagCAGGAGAGGGTTACAGCTGCTTTGATTGCATGGGAAGCGGAGAAGAATGAATTggcgagaaagaagagagagaagaagaaaaaggaaattgaagctgacaaagaaaaggagagagtaaaAGCGTCAAAGAAAGAAGATTCAAAAATG GGATTCCTCCTGTGGAAGCAgcagaaagatgaagaggaaaaggagaggcggaggaagaaaaaacaagaggaagaggagcaaaAAATGAAGAAAGCGCGAGAGATGATGGAGAAGAGGCGGGATGGAGAGCTGGCCTTCGTAGCATGGAAGAAAAAGAAGTTAAGGGAGCAGGGAGAAGACATGAGGAGGATCAT CATCAAATCAGAGTTGGAGAAGTCGTCAGATGCCCAGAGGCGTCTCCACCGGTCTTCAGAGGCGCTACAAGCGTATGAGGcgtggctggaggaggtggaggagcggcAGCCACGCCGCCTGCACGAGACTGCCCGGGCTTCCCTCCTGGCACGGATCAGACCACCATGGTGGCCAGGCGGCTCCAGCAGCTCCTTGTTAAGATGCTCATACCCTACCTACTTGTCTACCAGTACCTACCATGAGGCTTAA